The following are from one region of the Paenibacillus protaetiae genome:
- a CDS encoding ABC transporter permease encodes MSKKQTLALRRTRLYNLSMNWLRNPVHLIGIAAILFLAYMIAWPVLKIAYTTFVWQQQDVRLTGEANPGHFTLYHWTRVLGSDMSVSLFYKPIMNSLAVGAAVSALSMVLGCGLAWLVTRTNIPLKKTITFLAVIPYLLPAWILSQAWLTFFKNGKIGGTPGILQSLLHVAPPDWISYGFVPIVFSLSMHDSVFFFLIVGAALSSMNSQLEEAASVAGARRLTVLRKIVFPLVMPSMLSGFILIFTKAISSYGVPALLGSPVNFYMISTMLYSSMRSRLTTEANVLSLALILISVATIYLNQRVAGSRRSYVTVTGKDSARTLTELGRWKYPAAGAAAVLMAMIAVVPLLVLLLQSFMLKEGQYHISNLTMHYWWGGSDPDINTGEKGVLRNDTFMLAIKNSLFIAAASAVLSAVIGLILGYVVSRGKHSWIGRVVDQASFLPYLIPGVSLAAIYISMFAKPALLIPALYGTITLLILITVVKELPFTVKAGSASMMQIGKELEEAAQVGGASWFARFRRILLPLNRKSLMSAFLLVFIGAMKEMELIIMLVTPRTETLTTLTFYYAEKGYEQLTNVILMIIIAIVIAVYLIAVKWGKADLTQGIGGS; translated from the coding sequence TTGTCCAAAAAGCAAACGCTGGCCCTCCGGCGGACACGACTCTATAACCTATCCATGAACTGGCTGCGCAATCCCGTCCATTTGATCGGGATTGCAGCCATCCTTTTTTTAGCGTACATGATCGCTTGGCCTGTTCTGAAAATAGCTTATACGACGTTTGTATGGCAGCAGCAGGACGTTCGCCTGACCGGCGAAGCGAATCCGGGACATTTCACGTTGTACCATTGGACCCGCGTGCTTGGCAGCGATATGAGCGTATCGTTGTTCTATAAGCCGATTATGAACTCGCTTGCCGTAGGCGCTGCCGTATCGGCGCTTTCCATGGTGCTGGGCTGCGGGCTTGCATGGCTGGTTACGCGGACCAATATCCCGCTCAAAAAAACGATCACGTTTCTGGCTGTTATTCCGTATTTGCTGCCGGCGTGGATATTGTCGCAAGCATGGCTTACGTTTTTTAAAAACGGCAAAATCGGCGGAACGCCAGGCATTTTACAATCGCTGCTCCATGTTGCGCCTCCTGATTGGATTTCTTACGGCTTTGTACCGATCGTATTTTCATTGTCGATGCATGACAGCGTCTTTTTCTTTCTGATCGTTGGCGCTGCATTAAGCTCGATGAACAGCCAGCTGGAGGAAGCGGCAAGCGTAGCCGGAGCACGGCGGCTGACGGTTTTGCGCAAAATTGTTTTTCCGCTTGTCATGCCGTCGATGCTGTCCGGGTTTATTCTTATTTTTACGAAAGCAATCAGCTCTTACGGGGTGCCGGCGCTGCTTGGTTCGCCCGTAAATTTCTATATGATCTCAACGATGCTGTATTCAAGCATGCGTTCCCGCCTTACGACGGAAGCAAATGTGCTTAGCCTGGCGTTAATTCTGATTTCCGTTGCGACGATCTATCTGAACCAGCGGGTAGCGGGGAGCCGCCGCAGCTATGTGACGGTGACCGGCAAAGACAGCGCAAGAACGCTGACGGAGCTTGGCCGGTGGAAATACCCGGCTGCGGGAGCGGCGGCCGTGCTGATGGCGATGATTGCGGTAGTTCCCCTTCTGGTGCTGCTGCTTCAGTCTTTTATGCTGAAGGAAGGCCAATATCATATCAGCAATTTGACGATGCATTATTGGTGGGGAGGCTCCGATCCGGACATTAACACCGGGGAGAAAGGCGTATTGCGCAATGATACATTTATGCTGGCGATCAAAAACTCGCTGTTTATCGCAGCGGCTTCAGCTGTATTATCCGCAGTTATCGGGTTAATTCTCGGTTACGTCGTCTCCCGCGGCAAACATTCCTGGATCGGGCGGGTAGTTGATCAGGCTTCGTTTCTGCCTTACTTGATTCCGGGCGTATCGCTGGCGGCGATTTACATCTCGATGTTCGCTAAGCCTGCCTTATTGATTCCGGCACTGTATGGCACCATTACGCTGCTTATTCTGATTACCGTTGTGAAGGAACTGCCGTTTACGGTAAAAGCCGGCAGCGCCTCGATGATGCAGATCGGCAAAGAGCTGGAGGAAGCTGCTCAAGTGGGCGGAGCATCTTGGTTTGCCCGGTTCCGGCGAATTTTGCTGCCGCTGAACCGCAAAAGCTTAATGTCGGCGTTTCTGCTTGTGTTTATCGGAGCCATGAAGGAAATGGAACTGATTATTATGCTGGTGACGCCGCGGACGGAGACGTTGACGACCTTGACGTTTTATTATGCCGAAAAAGGTTATGAACAGCTGACCAACGTCATTTTGATGATCATTATTGCGATCGTTATTGCGGTTTATTTGATTGCCGTCAAATGGGGCAAAGCGGACCTGACGCAAGGGATTGGAGGCTCGTAA
- a CDS encoding helix-turn-helix transcriptional regulator, giving the protein MHKIDRLQFELGLYSYSHKLKSDASRWYHAHQGIEMLYVFEGEGHIMLEGKPYPLQNGTLIWVQPYQLHLVDVPARPGNAYIRTNLTFDPYSLAGCLAAFPELHRFYNRIWKDNLPVQIFWLREDHSELLAILEEFDKLRSEPSAQRDESFGLLMLRLLRFLQRQPFRGHEADMNASPRMLKHMESMTDWLEQHYREPFRLEEMARDLFLSPYHLSHLCKEATGITLSEQITLRRMKEACALLAGTSKTIQEIAKEVGGLSPSYFCQMFKKNKGVTPEQYRRTIRSGLQR; this is encoded by the coding sequence ATGCATAAAATCGACCGGCTGCAGTTTGAACTTGGATTGTATTCGTATTCCCATAAGCTCAAATCGGACGCATCGCGCTGGTATCATGCCCATCAGGGCATCGAAATGCTGTACGTCTTTGAAGGCGAAGGCCATATCATGCTCGAGGGCAAACCATATCCGCTGCAAAACGGAACGCTTATCTGGGTGCAGCCTTACCAGCTGCATCTGGTCGATGTGCCGGCCCGTCCGGGAAACGCTTATATCCGGACGAACCTCACCTTTGACCCTTATTCGCTGGCCGGTTGCTTGGCTGCTTTTCCGGAACTGCACCGGTTTTACAACCGGATCTGGAAAGACAACTTGCCGGTGCAAATCTTTTGGCTGCGGGAGGATCATTCTGAATTGCTGGCCATATTGGAGGAGTTTGATAAACTTCGAAGCGAGCCGTCTGCCCAGCGGGACGAAAGCTTCGGGCTGCTTATGTTAAGGCTGCTCCGCTTTTTGCAGCGCCAGCCGTTCCGCGGACATGAAGCGGACATGAACGCCAGTCCCCGTATGCTGAAGCATATGGAAAGCATGACGGACTGGCTGGAACAGCATTACCGCGAGCCGTTCCGGCTGGAAGAGATGGCCCGCGACTTGTTTCTGTCGCCCTACCATCTGTCGCATCTATGCAAGGAAGCAACGGGCATAACGCTGTCCGAGCAAATTACGCTGCGGCGGATGAAGGAAGCATGTGCGCTGCTTGCCGGCACATCCAAGACGATACAGGAAATCGCCAAAGAAGTCGGCGGATTAAGCCCGTCTTACTTTTGCCAAATGTTCAAAAAAAACAAAGGTGTAACGCCCGAACAATACCGGCGGACGATCCGGAGCGGCTTGCAGCGTTAA
- a CDS encoding LysR family transcriptional regulator encodes MDIKQLRYFIALAEERQVTSAAQRLHMSQPPLSQQLKLMEDELGVPLFIRSGRHLELTAPGKTLYEHAVAITRMMEEAKAEVAESGLGIRGKLAIGVNTLSDERLPEALNVFRGMYPNVTFKIQQNETNMLAKLIKDKSLDLAIVRLPIALDDLNYVELGAEPLYFVTGGETAIHDGDLDGEGAVSFEAIARYPLILPSTEGLGLYDFILEQFHTRGLSPVIVGECSDIGMLAELVAAGFGVSILPRTSVRRYKQPAYPISGPQHTSSSAVIWLKGRYLNKAAQKLIELIANIPREGR; translated from the coding sequence TTGGATATAAAACAGCTGCGTTATTTTATCGCGTTAGCCGAGGAGCGGCAGGTTACTTCGGCGGCGCAAAGGCTGCATATGTCGCAGCCGCCGCTCAGCCAGCAGCTGAAGCTGATGGAGGATGAGCTTGGCGTGCCGCTGTTTATCCGCAGCGGGCGCCATCTGGAGCTGACTGCGCCGGGCAAAACGTTATACGAGCATGCGGTTGCGATCACACGAATGATGGAGGAAGCGAAAGCGGAGGTGGCGGAGTCAGGGCTTGGCATACGCGGGAAGCTGGCAATAGGCGTCAACACGTTATCGGATGAGCGGCTTCCGGAAGCTTTGAACGTATTCCGGGGCATGTATCCGAATGTTACGTTCAAGATTCAGCAGAACGAAACGAATATGCTGGCCAAGCTGATTAAAGATAAATCGCTTGATCTTGCGATTGTCCGTCTGCCGATCGCACTGGATGATTTGAATTACGTTGAACTTGGCGCGGAACCGCTTTATTTTGTTACAGGCGGGGAAACGGCGATCCATGACGGCGACTTGGACGGCGAAGGCGCCGTATCCTTCGAAGCGATAGCGCGGTACCCGCTTATTTTGCCGAGTACGGAAGGGCTCGGACTTTACGATTTTATATTGGAGCAGTTCCATACGAGAGGATTGTCGCCTGTCATTGTCGGCGAATGCTCCGATATCGGCATGCTGGCCGAGCTGGTAGCGGCTGGTTTTGGCGTTTCAATTTTGCCGAGAACATCAGTGCGCAGATATAAGCAGCCCGCTTATCCGATCAGCGGGCCCCAGCATACGTCCAGCTCGGCCGTCATTTGGCTGAAAGGCCGCTATTTAAACAAAGCCGCGCAAAAGCTGATAGAGCTTATAGCGAATATTCCGCGAGAAGGGCGTTAA
- a CDS encoding ABC transporter substrate-binding protein, giving the protein MKIKLRKYKPARAAVILAAAMMLTTACGEGGGGSNTNVSAATVPAGQEASVQPSASPASAPAESVDELYAKAKEEGKVVVYSTSGRANDAAETFMKQYPGIKVEVSKLKSDQILDKVMKEQDAGQFNPDVIVTKEVSGAVEAEMVDQGRYTKYLPEDIAPKVDEPYRTEAEAYANYVEFRTIFYNAKHYAQVPITNWWDLTTPEFKGKVYTADPLSSPAFMDLFTTMVINSDDMAAAYKEKFGKDIELHGTENAGYEFIKELFDNGLIVLKGSDDVLDAIGKADSDALGLAVSGDVSKNEEKGWSIQPIYDIKPKTSVPDSGYLFIAEKAPHEAAAKLFIRWMMGETDGKGEGLAPFNEVGSWVPRSDVQTKNDIPYEDLNLWLFDGDALYNTAPKVRDFWIKQK; this is encoded by the coding sequence ATGAAAATCAAGCTTCGCAAGTATAAACCGGCAAGGGCTGCCGTTATATTGGCGGCTGCCATGATGCTGACAACGGCATGCGGAGAGGGCGGCGGGGGCAGCAATACGAATGTATCGGCAGCAACCGTACCGGCCGGCCAAGAGGCTTCGGTCCAGCCTTCTGCAAGCCCGGCGTCCGCTCCGGCGGAGTCAGTGGACGAGCTGTACGCCAAAGCGAAAGAAGAAGGCAAAGTGGTGGTCTATTCCACTTCCGGCCGGGCCAATGATGCAGCGGAAACTTTTATGAAGCAATACCCGGGCATTAAGGTGGAAGTCAGCAAGCTGAAATCCGATCAGATTTTGGACAAGGTCATGAAGGAGCAGGATGCGGGACAATTTAACCCGGATGTCATCGTCACGAAGGAAGTAAGCGGCGCTGTTGAAGCGGAGATGGTGGATCAAGGGCGTTATACGAAATATTTGCCGGAGGACATTGCCCCGAAAGTGGACGAGCCTTACCGGACTGAAGCGGAAGCGTATGCCAACTACGTGGAGTTCCGCACCATTTTTTATAATGCCAAACATTACGCTCAAGTTCCGATTACGAACTGGTGGGATTTGACGACACCTGAGTTTAAAGGAAAAGTGTACACGGCCGATCCGCTCAGCTCGCCTGCATTTATGGATTTGTTTACGACGATGGTCATTAACAGCGATGACATGGCTGCGGCTTATAAAGAAAAATTCGGCAAGGATATCGAGCTTCACGGTACGGAAAACGCCGGCTACGAATTTATTAAGGAACTGTTTGACAACGGCCTTATCGTACTAAAAGGCAGCGACGACGTACTGGATGCAATCGGCAAAGCAGACAGCGACGCACTGGGCCTTGCCGTATCCGGCGACGTTTCGAAAAACGAAGAAAAAGGCTGGTCGATTCAGCCGATTTACGACATCAAGCCTAAAACGTCCGTACCGGATTCCGGGTATTTGTTTATTGCGGAGAAAGCGCCGCATGAAGCGGCAGCCAAGCTGTTTATCCGCTGGATGATGGGAGAGACGGACGGCAAGGGCGAAGGGCTTGCTCCATTCAATGAGGTCGGCTCGTGGGTGCCGCGTTCCGATGTGCAAACGAAAAACGACATTCCGTATGAAGATTTGAACCTGTGGCTGTTCGACGGGGATGCTTTGTACAATACGGCGCCAAAAGTACGCGATTTCTGGATTAAGCAAAAGTAA